Proteins co-encoded in one Leptospira levettii genomic window:
- a CDS encoding type I restriction-modification system subunit M — translation MAIKKSELYSSLWKSCDELRGGMDASQYKDYVLVMLFIKYISDKYAGQAFSPITVPKGSSFQDMINLKGKPSIGDDINKKILGPLGEANKISDFPDFNDVNKLGSGKEMVVKLTKLIAIFENPALDFSGNIAEGDDILGDAYEFLMRHFATESGKSKGQFYTPAEVSRIMAKIIHVSSADKSSKTAYDPTCGSGSLLLKVSAEAGKITLYGQEMDVATSSLARMNMILHDNPTAEIKQGNTLANPLYVTDKGELKQFDFFVANPPFSFKAWSNGLDPLNDRYGRFQDFGIPPQKNGDFAFLLHAIRSLKSNGKGAIILPHGVLFRGNAEAEIRKKLIQKGYIEGIIGLPANLFYGTGIPACILVINKEDAESRKDLFIVDASKGFEKDGNKNRLREQDIHKIVDVFTNRIEIPKYSRKVSLKEIAEKEYNLNIPRYIDSSEPEDIQNIEAHLQGGIPEMDVDALSPFWEVYKGLKETLFVPHARKGFYNLKCSKEEIKTKIYEHPEFVKFGNQIETTFTKWKKEQESLCHSIGKNTKPKEFIHSFSESLLSAFSKTPLVDAYDIYQHLMTYWLDTMQDDVYLLVDEGWKVGKETESLGKSKEFEGKLIPKSILLDVYFGKEKEAIETWESERDSLSLQLEELAEEHGGDEGLLSEAKTDKDTITPKLVQARLKQIQSDKEAKEEIELLNQYLSVANQVSDLNSKVKQGQADLQTKLQERYQSLKETEIKSLVVDSKWFAKLSEDVHSERNRISQNLTKRIKELAERYEQPLQDLEKTTKDLEAKVKNHLTKMGFGI, via the coding sequence ATGGCAATCAAAAAATCGGAATTATACTCATCTCTTTGGAAATCTTGCGACGAACTTCGTGGTGGGATGGATGCATCACAATACAAGGATTATGTTCTTGTGATGCTGTTTATCAAATACATCTCGGATAAATATGCAGGACAGGCTTTCTCTCCCATTACGGTTCCTAAGGGTAGCTCTTTTCAAGATATGATCAACCTTAAAGGAAAGCCAAGTATTGGTGACGATATCAATAAGAAGATACTGGGACCCCTCGGTGAGGCGAACAAAATCTCTGATTTTCCTGATTTTAACGATGTAAATAAATTGGGCAGTGGAAAAGAGATGGTGGTAAAGTTGACAAAGCTTATTGCTATTTTTGAAAATCCTGCTCTCGACTTTTCGGGTAATATAGCTGAAGGTGATGATATTTTAGGTGATGCATATGAGTTTCTCATGAGGCATTTTGCTACCGAAAGTGGTAAGAGTAAGGGTCAGTTTTATACACCTGCGGAAGTGAGTAGGATTATGGCAAAAATCATCCATGTGTCCTCTGCTGATAAATCTAGCAAAACTGCTTATGACCCCACATGCGGATCGGGTTCGCTCCTACTCAAAGTGTCTGCTGAGGCAGGTAAAATCACTCTCTATGGGCAGGAGATGGACGTGGCAACGTCTTCACTTGCCAGAATGAACATGATCCTCCATGACAATCCTACAGCAGAGATCAAACAAGGGAACACACTTGCCAATCCTTTATATGTAACAGACAAAGGGGAACTCAAACAATTTGATTTCTTTGTCGCCAATCCACCGTTTTCCTTTAAGGCATGGAGCAATGGTCTTGATCCCTTAAACGACCGTTATGGGAGATTTCAGGATTTTGGAATTCCCCCTCAGAAGAATGGAGACTTTGCCTTTTTACTCCATGCCATTCGGAGTTTGAAAAGCAATGGTAAGGGTGCGATCATTCTCCCCCATGGTGTTTTGTTTCGGGGGAATGCAGAAGCCGAGATTCGTAAAAAACTGATCCAAAAGGGTTATATCGAAGGGATCATTGGACTTCCTGCCAACTTGTTTTATGGAACTGGGATTCCTGCTTGTATCCTTGTGATCAACAAAGAAGATGCTGAGTCGAGAAAAGACCTCTTCATTGTCGATGCGTCCAAGGGATTTGAAAAAGACGGAAATAAAAATCGACTTCGGGAACAAGACATTCATAAGATTGTAGATGTCTTTACCAATCGCATCGAAATTCCAAAATACAGCCGTAAGGTGAGTCTGAAAGAGATTGCTGAGAAAGAATACAATCTAAATATCCCTCGTTATATTGATAGCAGTGAACCTGAAGACATCCAAAACATAGAAGCCCATTTGCAAGGTGGGATTCCTGAAATGGATGTGGATGCCCTATCTCCTTTTTGGGAAGTCTATAAAGGTCTAAAAGAGACCTTATTTGTTCCCCATGCAAGAAAAGGATTTTATAACCTGAAATGCAGTAAGGAAGAGATCAAAACAAAAATCTACGAACACCCTGAGTTTGTCAAATTTGGAAACCAAATTGAAACTACCTTTACCAAGTGGAAGAAGGAACAGGAAAGTCTTTGTCATTCCATTGGAAAGAATACGAAACCAAAAGAGTTTATCCATTCCTTTAGTGAAAGTCTACTTTCTGCTTTTTCCAAAACACCTCTTGTCGATGCATATGATATCTACCAACACCTAATGACGTATTGGTTGGATACCATGCAAGACGATGTGTATCTCCTCGTGGATGAGGGATGGAAGGTTGGCAAGGAAACAGAATCCCTTGGCAAGTCCAAAGAGTTTGAAGGGAAACTGATTCCTAAATCAATTCTCTTAGATGTTTATTTTGGAAAGGAAAAAGAGGCAATCGAAACTTGGGAGTCGGAACGAGATAGTCTCTCTTTGCAATTGGAAGAACTGGCAGAAGAACACGGTGGCGATGAAGGACTCCTTTCTGAGGCAAAAACAGACAAAGACACGATTACACCTAAGTTAGTGCAGGCTCGTTTGAAACAAATCCAATCGGACAAAGAAGCCAAGGAAGAAATCGAACTCCTGAACCAATATCTATCAGTGGCAAACCAAGTCTCTGATCTAAATTCTAAAGTCAAACAAGGTCAAGCTGATTTGCAAACGAAGCTTCAAGAGCGTTACCAAAGCCTAAAAGAAACCGAAATCAAATCCCTTGTGGTAGATTCTAAGTGGTTTGCCAAACTCTCGGAAGATGTCCACTCCGAACGAAATCGCATTAGCCAGAACTTAACCAAACGAATCAAAGAACTTGCGGAACGGTATGAACAACCCTTGCAGGATTTGGAGAAAACAACAAAAGACCTAGAAGCGAAGGTGAAAAATCATCTAACAAAGATGGGGTTTGGGATATGA
- a CDS encoding ATP-binding protein, giving the protein MQYYLTGIFGISGNGENIWIISLLGLQTYRLLSAPFFSKAVDAISLGITGFVSSATLDLNSSYNNFPSLIFLIHICTILSIILFFTGIYNAYSLKNEGFTKSKSITNRLIYFLSKPELIFSPLALYSIFGYYKSSENDTILLVSFWMLIIFFQPIENLILFLKYTFNIFKKDKEDLKVVGKLSRIDSPNIVRVILSAPIQWNSKHAKKTTLLDSNAGYILPLFYQNFNDKLIGTGIFFSDNFQEIVGEIPGYVYHSDNLPSPNEIIQKFIGSNVDGTLIGFIIEDSSIQEIKIEISSDSILEEGMILFCKISEKIVYYQIIEAKTKEEVFKENPYGSRVAKATQIGIEDNSGEYTWFPWLPEMNTPVFKFNYTKKAKKNNYFSLGNIPGTFKPVKFDFKSLAKFHTAILGITGMGKTEVVFDLIKEGLDKDTKIICFDLTGDYAQRLKSFKPSKIGLKDELPETTSQLLEDIETGEYSASKEKARFNQFFKECVSIVNKEVNHFLKSKVNLSIFELNDISNTRATLRITELYLSAIFQWAKKNRSKNKQILIVLEEAHTIAPEFNLYRNDRSDTDAVVGRISQIALQGRKYNVGLVVVSQRTALVSKTILSQCNTFITFKIIDKTSLEFLSQVYGQNQINLIPNLRPLHALVYGKGVKSDKPILISIPYVENKKTASEQMK; this is encoded by the coding sequence GTGCAATACTACCTAACTGGTATATTCGGCATATCAGGCAACGGAGAAAATATTTGGATTATAAGCTTATTAGGTTTACAAACCTACCGACTACTATCTGCTCCCTTTTTCTCAAAAGCAGTCGATGCTATTAGCCTTGGAATAACTGGATTCGTTTCCTCAGCGACGTTAGACCTAAATTCAAGTTACAATAATTTTCCATCTTTAATCTTTTTAATTCATATCTGTACGATTTTAAGCATAATTTTATTTTTTACAGGCATTTACAATGCATATTCATTAAAAAACGAAGGATTTACGAAATCTAAATCGATCACCAATAGATTGATTTACTTTTTATCTAAACCTGAATTAATATTTTCGCCACTTGCTTTATATAGTATTTTTGGATATTATAAATCATCAGAAAACGATACAATTCTCCTCGTTTCATTTTGGATGTTAATAATCTTTTTTCAACCTATTGAAAATTTGATATTGTTCTTAAAATATACATTTAATATTTTCAAAAAAGATAAAGAAGATTTAAAAGTGGTAGGTAAATTATCTCGAATCGATAGCCCAAACATCGTAAGAGTAATTTTATCAGCACCAATCCAATGGAATTCGAAACATGCAAAAAAAACCACTCTCTTGGATTCCAATGCAGGATATATCTTACCTCTATTCTATCAAAACTTTAATGACAAATTAATCGGAACAGGTATATTCTTTTCCGATAATTTTCAGGAGATAGTCGGTGAGATACCTGGGTATGTCTATCACAGCGACAATTTACCATCACCGAATGAAATCATACAAAAATTTATTGGTTCAAACGTAGATGGGACTTTAATCGGGTTCATAATTGAAGATTCTTCGATTCAAGAAATAAAAATCGAAATATCTTCTGATTCCATTCTTGAAGAAGGAATGATCCTTTTTTGTAAAATTAGTGAAAAAATCGTATACTATCAAATTATTGAAGCAAAGACTAAGGAGGAAGTTTTTAAAGAAAATCCATACGGTAGTAGAGTCGCTAAAGCTACACAAATTGGTATAGAAGACAATAGCGGGGAATATACTTGGTTTCCATGGCTTCCCGAAATGAATACACCAGTATTTAAGTTCAACTACACAAAGAAAGCTAAGAAAAATAATTATTTTAGTTTGGGCAACATTCCAGGAACATTTAAACCAGTTAAATTTGATTTCAAATCACTAGCCAAATTTCATACCGCCATATTAGGAATTACTGGAATGGGAAAAACCGAAGTCGTTTTCGATTTAATAAAAGAAGGATTAGATAAAGATACGAAAATAATTTGTTTTGACCTAACTGGTGATTACGCCCAACGATTAAAATCATTTAAACCAAGCAAAATTGGATTAAAGGATGAATTACCTGAAACAACAAGTCAACTATTAGAAGACATTGAAACTGGTGAATATAGTGCCTCCAAAGAAAAAGCAAGATTTAATCAATTCTTTAAAGAGTGCGTATCTATAGTTAATAAAGAAGTTAATCATTTTTTGAAATCGAAAGTTAACTTATCAATTTTTGAATTAAATGATATTTCAAATACTAGAGCAACTCTTCGTATTACTGAATTATATTTATCTGCAATTTTTCAATGGGCTAAGAAAAATCGATCCAAGAATAAACAGATTTTAATAGTATTAGAGGAAGCACATACAATTGCACCAGAATTTAATCTCTATAGAAATGATAGAAGTGATACAGATGCTGTAGTTGGAAGGATATCACAAATTGCTCTACAGGGAAGAAAATACAACGTTGGACTTGTAGTAGTATCACAAAGGACTGCATTGGTAAGCAAAACAATCTTATCTCAATGCAATACGTTTATTACATTTAAAATTATCGACAAGACCAGTTTAGAGTTTCTAAGCCAAGTTTATGGTCAAAATCAAATCAATTTAATACCGAATTTAAGACCATTACATGCTCTAGTATATGGGAAAGGTGTAAAATCTGACAAACCAATCCTTATTTCCATTCCATACGTTGAAAACAAGAAAACTGCTAGCGAACAAATGAAATAA
- a CDS encoding DUF7424 family protein, whose translation MLAFTKKPVSILFMTTFFFLSCNFESYISLSLEEIQKLIRSKEKKGILFPATIKLEVSGTESCERDKVKITDYVNDYLIEPKEGVCTNDSDKMKTYLEIEGKVKLVNDESLLADDIHLVSFSAFEKDKELKLSLHLNNNSFQSISAFTQREFWAKLEPKDLSIQIYLSNNTNQDMSMNCRSCYLNGTPKPFRGTTNFPKDSEVTVKLSTIFVESILENGNDTVVSFQSKDNLDTQTKSK comes from the coding sequence ATGTTAGCATTTACCAAAAAACCAGTTTCAATTCTTTTTATGACTACCTTCTTCTTCCTCAGTTGTAATTTTGAGAGTTATATCTCACTATCCTTGGAAGAAATCCAAAAACTCATCCGTTCTAAAGAGAAAAAGGGAATTTTGTTTCCTGCTACCATCAAACTGGAAGTAAGTGGTACCGAAAGTTGTGAACGTGACAAAGTGAAAATCACAGACTATGTAAATGACTACCTCATTGAACCGAAAGAAGGAGTCTGCACCAACGACAGTGACAAAATGAAAACCTATCTGGAAATTGAAGGGAAAGTAAAACTGGTCAACGATGAAAGTCTTCTAGCGGATGACATCCATCTTGTTAGTTTTTCTGCCTTCGAAAAAGACAAAGAACTAAAACTATCCCTCCACCTCAATAATAACAGTTTCCAATCCATTTCCGCATTCACCCAAAGAGAATTTTGGGCAAAATTAGAGCCGAAAGACTTATCTATCCAGATTTACCTTTCCAACAATACAAACCAAGATATGTCGATGAACTGTCGCAGTTGTTATCTCAATGGCACACCAAAACCATTCAGGGGCACAACCAACTTTCCAAAAGATTCCGAAGTCACAGTGAAACTCTCTACAATCTTTGTAGAATCCATCTTGGAGAACGGAAACGACACCGTTGTTTCTTTCCAAAGTAAAGACAATCTAGATACACAAACAAAAAGCAAATAG
- a CDS encoding restriction endonuclease subunit S — translation MKGKFKESEVGLIPEDWELKTIDKLISEGLIIEHLDGNHGELYPRSQEFVSEGVPFVGATDFEGNRINFNECKKLTPERVGKFRKGFLRNNDILFAHNATVGPVALFNHPSNYGVCSTTVTCFRINNSKLRYKYFFYNLKSTYFINQYKPVMYQSTRMQVPILTQRKFYIPLPPTLDEQEAIATVLSDTDAWLESLEAQIEKKKLIKQGTMQELLTGKRRLPGFGEGKGWKDSEVGLIPEDWEVKRLGDVAIMYSGGTPNTSNPNYYNGHINWITSSDLNKYHIKDVEGRISNLGYENSACKMVTPGTVLVALYGATAGVTAISFITSAINQAVLAILIKNKSSKFLFYKLTLMKRYILSTFLQGGQGNLSSEIYKDLDCSFPENLLEQEAIANVLSEMDEEIEVLEQKVEKAKGIKQGLMQVLLTGKIRLV, via the coding sequence ATGAAGGGGAAGTTTAAAGAATCCGAAGTTGGTTTGATTCCCGAAGATTGGGAACTGAAGACAATAGATAAGTTAATATCTGAAGGTTTAATAATAGAACACCTCGATGGAAATCATGGAGAGCTATATCCGAGAAGTCAAGAATTTGTAAGCGAAGGAGTCCCATTTGTCGGTGCAACAGATTTCGAAGGCAATAGAATCAATTTTAATGAATGTAAAAAATTAACTCCAGAAAGGGTTGGAAAATTCAGAAAGGGTTTTCTAAGAAATAATGATATATTATTTGCCCACAATGCTACAGTTGGTCCAGTTGCATTGTTCAATCATCCAAGCAACTATGGTGTTTGTAGTACTACGGTTACATGCTTCAGAATAAATAATTCTAAATTACGATACAAATACTTTTTTTATAACTTAAAATCTACTTATTTCATAAACCAATACAAACCTGTTATGTATCAATCAACGAGAATGCAGGTTCCAATCCTAACTCAAAGAAAGTTTTACATCCCCCTTCCCCCCACTCTTGATGAACAAGAAGCCATTGCCACTGTGCTATCCGACACCGATGCTTGGCTCGAATCCCTCGAAGCCCAAATTGAAAAGAAAAAACTCATCAAACAAGGAACCATGCAAGAGCTGTTAACGGGGAAACGCCGTCTGCCTGGATTTGGTGAAGGGAAAGGATGGAAAGACAGTGAGGTGGGACTGATTCCAGAGGATTGGGAAGTGAAACGTTTGGGGGATGTGGCTATTATGTATTCAGGCGGGACACCAAACACGTCAAATCCAAATTACTACAATGGACATATTAATTGGATCACATCCAGTGATTTGAATAAATATCATATAAAAGACGTAGAAGGAAGAATATCTAATTTAGGTTATGAAAACTCAGCCTGTAAAATGGTTACACCTGGAACAGTTTTAGTCGCTTTATATGGGGCTACTGCTGGAGTTACCGCAATCTCATTTATCACTTCAGCCATTAATCAAGCGGTTCTTGCAATTTTAATTAAGAATAAGAGTTCAAAATTCTTATTTTATAAACTTACTCTAATGAAAAGATATATTTTATCTACATTCTTGCAAGGTGGACAGGGTAATCTAAGTAGCGAAATATACAAAGATTTAGATTGTAGCTTTCCTGAAAACCTACTAGAACAAGAAGCCATTGCGAATGTTTTGTCCGAAATGGATGAAGAAATTGAGGTATTGGAACAGAAGGTGGAGAAAGCGAAGGGAATCAAACAGGGATTGATGCAGGTGCTACTAACTGGGAAGATACGGTTGGTGTGA
- a CDS encoding WG repeat-containing protein has product MRVLVCFLLMISLPLYIQAETKCPLKFETDYILEDGINIRRLTAGSTEIIFKYDSVSEFSEGLLRVKLNGKSGFVDESGKVVIDPQFEDANGFVGGLAPVRLNDKWGYIERTGKVVIEPQFGLNNSFWDDLAAIKEKNKWGFINKAGKIVIEPQFDKAFVFSEGLVGVEINGKWGFVDKTGKVVIKPQFDNTYGFKEGLARIEMNNKWGFIDTSGRIVVEPQFDFVFDFYNGLASVKLDYEWGAIDTTGKFIVKPQFSSSLYFQDGLAKIEVNGRYGYIDTSGKIAIKPTFEDSESFTEALAPVRLNKKWGYINKVGKIVIKEQFENVKRFEDGLAAVKINYKWGFINTSGRVVIEPIFDDVLGFKGGLIKVKMKDKWGFAKILNCI; this is encoded by the coding sequence ATGAGAGTATTGGTCTGTTTTTTATTGATGATTTCCTTGCCTCTATATATCCAAGCCGAGACAAAATGTCCGTTAAAGTTTGAAACTGATTATATTTTGGAAGATGGAATAAATATTAGGCGTTTAACAGCTGGCTCTACCGAAATTATTTTTAAATATGATTCGGTTAGTGAATTCTCCGAAGGCTTATTAAGAGTAAAATTAAACGGAAAATCTGGCTTTGTTGATGAATCTGGAAAAGTAGTTATTGACCCACAATTTGAAGATGCAAACGGCTTTGTCGGAGGATTAGCGCCAGTTAGATTAAACGATAAATGGGGCTATATAGAAAGAACGGGAAAAGTTGTTATAGAGCCTCAGTTTGGGTTGAATAATTCCTTTTGGGATGATCTGGCAGCAATCAAAGAAAAGAATAAATGGGGTTTTATAAATAAGGCTGGGAAAATAGTTATTGAACCGCAGTTCGATAAAGCATTTGTTTTTAGTGAAGGTTTAGTTGGCGTAGAAATTAATGGTAAATGGGGTTTTGTTGATAAAACTGGAAAAGTTGTCATAAAGCCTCAATTCGATAATACGTATGGTTTTAAAGAAGGTCTTGCTAGAATTGAAATGAACAATAAGTGGGGTTTTATAGATACATCTGGTAGAATAGTAGTAGAACCTCAGTTTGATTTTGTTTTTGATTTCTATAATGGATTAGCGTCCGTGAAGTTAGACTATGAATGGGGTGCTATAGATACTACAGGAAAATTTATTGTAAAACCACAGTTTAGTTCAAGTTTATATTTTCAGGATGGACTCGCTAAGATTGAGGTAAACGGAAGGTATGGTTATATAGATACGTCTGGAAAAATTGCTATTAAACCTACTTTTGAGGATTCGGAAAGTTTCACAGAAGCTTTAGCTCCAGTAAGATTAAATAAAAAGTGGGGATATATAAATAAGGTTGGAAAAATAGTGATAAAAGAACAATTTGAAAACGTAAAACGTTTCGAGGATGGACTAGCTGCTGTTAAAATTAATTATAAATGGGGCTTTATAAATACATCTGGAAGGGTAGTTATTGAACCTATCTTTGATGATGTACTTGGATTTAAGGGTGGTTTGATTAAGGTGAAAATGAAAGACAAATGGGGCTTTGCTAAAATTTTGAATTGTATTTAA